One region of Caldimonas thermodepolymerans genomic DNA includes:
- the cueR gene encoding Cu(I)-responsive transcriptional regulator has protein sequence MNIGQAARACGVSAKMIRHYESLGLLPPVRRTEAGYRQYDAATLHTLRFIRRARELGFPIEEIRALLQLWSDPSRTSAEVKRIALQHVADLQQRIDAMQAMKRSLEQLAAHCHGDGRPDCPILDDLAQTPAPAPRP, from the coding sequence ATGAACATCGGCCAGGCGGCGCGCGCCTGCGGGGTGTCCGCCAAGATGATCCGCCATTACGAGTCGCTGGGCCTGCTGCCGCCGGTGCGGCGCACCGAGGCAGGCTACCGGCAGTACGACGCGGCCACCCTGCACACGCTGCGCTTCATCCGCCGCGCCCGCGAGCTGGGCTTTCCGATCGAGGAGATCCGTGCGTTGCTGCAGCTGTGGAGCGACCCCTCGCGCACCAGCGCCGAGGTCAAGCGCATCGCCCTGCAGCACGTGGCCGACCTGCAGCAGCGCATCGACGCGATGCAGGCGATGAAGCGCTCGCTCGAGCAGCTGGCCGCCCACTGCCACGGCGACGGGCGGCCGGACTGCCCCATCCTGGACGACCTTGCGCAGACCCCCGCGCCCGCGCCGCGCCCATGA
- a CDS encoding c-type cytochrome encodes MNKVLSTMMVLAAVAGFSGAAQAQDAKAGGSKAAMCIGCHSIPGYQSSFPEVHKVPMIAGQNAQYIVAALNAYKKGERKHPTMRGIADTLSEQDMADLAAYYEALPAAQPVPEQPAKQPSAEVAALLQKGACVSCHGANFSKPIDGSYPKIAGQHPDYLYVALKSYKTEGNPYIGRANAIMAGQVKQFSNAELKAIAQYIGSLPGEMKVVPQSRFR; translated from the coding sequence ATGAACAAAGTGCTTTCCACGATGATGGTGCTGGCCGCGGTGGCCGGTTTTTCAGGCGCCGCGCAGGCCCAGGACGCGAAAGCGGGCGGCAGCAAGGCGGCGATGTGCATCGGCTGCCACAGCATACCGGGTTACCAGTCGAGCTTTCCGGAAGTGCACAAGGTGCCGATGATCGCGGGCCAGAACGCCCAGTACATCGTCGCCGCCCTGAACGCCTACAAGAAGGGTGAGCGCAAGCATCCGACGATGCGCGGCATCGCCGACACGCTGAGCGAGCAGGACATGGCCGACCTCGCCGCCTACTACGAGGCGCTGCCGGCCGCACAACCCGTGCCGGAGCAGCCGGCCAAGCAGCCCAGCGCCGAAGTGGCCGCGCTGCTGCAGAAGGGCGCCTGCGTGTCCTGCCACGGCGCCAACTTCAGCAAGCCGATCGACGGCAGCTACCCGAAGATCGCCGGCCAGCATCCCGACTACCTCTACGTCGCGCTGAAGTCGTACAAGACCGAGGGCAACCCCTACATCGGTCGCGCCAACGCGATCATGGCCGGCCAGGTCAAGCAGTTCTCCAACGCCGAGCTGAAGGCCATCGCCCAGTACATCGGTTCGCTGCCGGGCGAGATGAAGGTCGTGCCTCAAAGCCGCTTCCGCTGA
- a CDS encoding AAA family ATPase translates to MKFQGSENYVATDDLRLAVNAAITLKRPLLVKGEPGTGKTMLAEEVARALDMPLLQWHIKSTTKAQQGLYEYDAVSRLRDSQLGDERVKDIHNYIVKGVLWQAFEADRPVVLLIDEIDKADIEFPNDLLRELDRMEFYVYETRQMIRARHRPLVFITSNNEKELPDAFLRRCFFHYIRFPDAETMQKIVEVHFPGLKKELLAAALRNFYDVRNLPGLKKKPSTSELLDWLKLLVAEDIPAEALQSKDEKVVVPPLVGALLKNEQDLTLFEKLVFMQRHNR, encoded by the coding sequence ATGAAGTTTCAAGGCTCCGAGAACTATGTCGCCACCGACGACCTCCGGCTGGCTGTCAACGCCGCGATCACGCTCAAGCGCCCGCTGCTGGTCAAGGGCGAGCCGGGCACGGGCAAGACCATGCTCGCCGAGGAAGTCGCGCGCGCGCTGGACATGCCGCTGCTGCAGTGGCACATCAAGTCCACCACCAAGGCGCAGCAGGGCCTGTACGAGTACGACGCGGTGAGCCGCCTGCGCGACAGCCAGCTCGGCGACGAGCGGGTCAAGGACATCCACAACTACATCGTCAAGGGCGTGCTGTGGCAGGCCTTCGAGGCCGACCGGCCGGTGGTGCTGCTGATCGACGAGATCGACAAGGCCGACATCGAATTCCCCAACGACCTGCTGCGCGAACTGGACCGCATGGAGTTCTACGTCTACGAGACGCGGCAGATGATCCGGGCCAGGCACCGCCCGCTGGTGTTCATCACCTCCAACAACGAGAAGGAGCTGCCCGACGCCTTCCTGCGGCGCTGCTTCTTCCACTACATCCGCTTCCCGGACGCCGAGACGATGCAGAAGATCGTCGAGGTGCACTTCCCCGGGCTGAAGAAGGAGCTGCTGGCCGCCGCGCTGCGCAACTTCTACGACGTGCGCAACCTGCCGGGCCTCAAGAAGAAGCCCAGCACCTCCGAGCTGCTGGACTGGCTCAAGCTGCTGGTGGCCGAGGACATCCCTGCCGAGGCGCTGCAGAGCAAGGACGAGAAGGTCGTGGTGCCGCCGCTGGTCGGGGCGCTGCTGAAGAACGAGCAGGACCTCACCCTGTTCGAGAAGCTGGTGTTCATGCAGCGGCACAACCGCTGA
- a CDS encoding GNAT family N-acetyltransferase: MMTLEPVTLRGRHATLEPLTMAHADALAEAVRDGELWKLWYTTVQPPEKMPAEIERRLALQAKGTGLSFAVRDQRTDRIVGLTAYLNADTVHHRVEIGSTWYAASAQRTPINTECKLMLLTHAFEQLGCIAVEFRTHFMNHASRRAIERLGAKLDGILRSHMVMPNGTVRDTVVYSIVAAEWPTVKTHLEWQLARPRG, encoded by the coding sequence ATGATGACCCTGGAACCGGTGACGCTGCGCGGCCGGCACGCCACGCTGGAGCCGCTGACGATGGCGCACGCCGACGCGCTGGCCGAGGCCGTGCGCGACGGCGAGCTGTGGAAGCTCTGGTACACCACCGTCCAGCCGCCCGAGAAGATGCCGGCCGAGATCGAGCGGCGCCTGGCGCTGCAGGCCAAGGGCACCGGGCTGTCGTTCGCGGTGCGCGACCAGCGCACCGACCGCATCGTCGGGCTGACCGCGTACCTGAACGCGGACACGGTCCACCACCGCGTCGAGATCGGCTCGACCTGGTATGCGGCCAGCGCCCAGCGCACCCCGATCAACACCGAATGCAAGCTGATGCTGCTCACCCACGCCTTCGAGCAGCTCGGGTGCATCGCGGTCGAGTTCCGCACGCACTTCATGAACCACGCCAGCCGGCGCGCGATCGAGCGCCTGGGCGCCAAGCTCGACGGCATCCTGCGCAGCCACATGGTGATGCCCAACGGCACGGTGCGCGACACGGTGGTCTACAGCATCGTCGCGGCCGAGTGGCCGACCGTGAAGACCCACCTCGAATGGCAGCTGGCGCGCCCGCGCGGCTGA
- a CDS encoding vWA domain-containing protein, translating into MLINFFFTLRSARLPVSIKEYLLLLEAIKSGVLDDEGGPTIDRFYYLARAALVKDEAHYDRFDRAFGAYFKGVELLTDFGKDIPLEWLQKRLELELSPEEKAQIEKLGWDALMQRLKELFEQQKERHEGGNRYIGTGGTSPFGAWGYNPEGIRIGQDKGRNRSAVKIWDQRQFKDYDDTLELGTRNIKVALRRLRRFAREGAPEELDLDDTIRSTAANAGWLDLKMVPERHNNVKVLLLMDVGGTMDEHVHRVEELFSAAKAEFKHLEFYYFHNCVYDYLWKNNRRRFSEKFPTWDVIRKYNKDYKLIFVGDATMSPYEILQPGGSVEYNNEEPGAEWLQRLTHAFPKYVWINPEPQGVWAYRQSVAIIQQIMNQRMFPLTLNGLEGAMRLLSK; encoded by the coding sequence ATGCTGATCAACTTCTTCTTCACGCTGCGCAGTGCCCGGCTGCCGGTCTCCATCAAGGAGTACCTGCTGCTGCTCGAAGCGATCAAGAGCGGCGTGCTCGACGACGAGGGCGGCCCGACGATCGACCGGTTCTACTACCTGGCGCGCGCCGCGCTGGTCAAGGACGAGGCGCACTACGACCGCTTCGACCGCGCCTTCGGCGCGTACTTCAAGGGCGTGGAGCTGCTGACCGACTTCGGCAAGGACATCCCGCTCGAATGGCTGCAGAAGCGCCTGGAGCTGGAGCTCTCGCCCGAGGAGAAGGCGCAGATCGAGAAGCTCGGCTGGGACGCGCTGATGCAGCGGCTCAAGGAGCTGTTCGAGCAGCAGAAGGAACGCCACGAGGGCGGCAACCGCTACATCGGCACCGGCGGCACCTCGCCGTTCGGGGCCTGGGGCTACAACCCCGAGGGCATCCGCATCGGCCAGGACAAGGGCCGCAACCGCAGCGCGGTCAAGATCTGGGACCAGCGCCAGTTCAAGGACTACGACGACACGCTGGAGCTGGGCACGCGCAACATCAAGGTCGCGCTGCGCCGGCTGCGCCGCTTCGCCCGCGAGGGCGCGCCCGAGGAGCTGGACCTGGACGACACCATCCGCTCCACCGCGGCCAATGCCGGCTGGCTGGACCTGAAGATGGTGCCCGAGCGGCACAACAACGTGAAGGTGCTGCTGCTGATGGACGTGGGCGGCACGATGGACGAGCACGTGCACCGCGTCGAGGAGCTGTTCAGCGCCGCCAAGGCGGAATTCAAGCACCTGGAGTTCTACTACTTCCACAACTGCGTCTACGACTACCTGTGGAAGAACAACCGGCGGCGCTTCAGCGAGAAGTTCCCGACCTGGGACGTCATCCGCAAGTACAACAAGGACTACAAGCTGATCTTCGTCGGGGACGCGACGATGAGCCCCTACGAGATCCTGCAGCCCGGCGGCAGCGTCGAGTACAACAACGAGGAGCCCGGCGCCGAATGGCTGCAGCGGCTCACTCATGCCTTCCCCAAATACGTGTGGATCAATCCCGAGCCGCAAGGCGTCTGGGCCTACCGGCAGTCGGTGGCCATCATCCAGCAGATCATGAACCAGCGCATGTTCCCGCTGACCCTCAACGGCCTGGAAGGGGCCATGCGACTGCTGTCCAAGTGA
- a CDS encoding autotransporter assembly complex protein TamA — protein MIRLARASWTRLCHGTWLGLLAVALAAAPARAQDAGDAAPPPAEAASAAEPEPEAAGTSYRLRIQAPSAELRDLLRRHLDLSRFRQERDITEAEVGRLMSAAPAQARALLETEGYFAAQVSITREPPAEAGRQPLIILKVDPGPRAEVDRLTVEIQGHLQEAADAGDQGAARRIRFLRARWPLQPGSVFTQDAWTTAKNALLASLRARGYPTASYAGTSAQVDPKTHKVRIFVVADSGPLFRVGDIRVEGVERTTEQAVRNLAPFQRGEVFTEKMLLDYQENLQKSGLYDGVAVELDPDVEQADAAPIIVRVRETQTKSATVSIGFSSNTGPRTGLQFTHRRPFGHDWVASTRLLYGRDERVAALDLLSYPKPKGYRNLMSLSTEYLAAGGAETSTQRVRYGRTQDTERLDRLYYGEFNRTEVRTDTTERIDRALWANYEWTRRDVNNVLFPTRGLILSAHGGAGVSYDTDDDRGPFVRAYLRATWYQPLGQRRILQLRGEAGQVFKREGLGVPDTLLFRAGGDDSVRGYGYRTLGPERDGAVVGGPVLATASAELMWPLMEGLRDWYGAVFVDAGNAARNWRDYEPAYGVGFGVRWRSPIGPLKADIAYGEAQRNIRLHLSVGVSF, from the coding sequence GTGATCCGGCTGGCGCGCGCTTCGTGGACCCGGCTGTGCCATGGCACCTGGCTCGGGCTGCTGGCCGTCGCGCTGGCTGCCGCCCCGGCCCGGGCCCAGGATGCCGGGGACGCCGCCCCCCCGCCCGCCGAGGCCGCCTCGGCGGCCGAGCCGGAACCCGAAGCGGCCGGCACCTCCTACCGCCTGCGCATCCAGGCCCCGTCCGCCGAGCTGCGTGACCTGCTGCGCCGCCACCTGGACCTGTCGCGTTTCCGCCAGGAGCGCGACATCACCGAGGCCGAGGTCGGCCGCCTGATGAGCGCCGCCCCGGCGCAGGCGCGCGCCCTGCTGGAGACCGAAGGCTATTTCGCCGCCCAGGTGTCGATCACGCGCGAGCCGCCTGCCGAGGCGGGCCGCCAGCCCCTGATCATCCTGAAGGTGGACCCGGGCCCGCGTGCCGAGGTCGACCGCCTGACCGTCGAGATCCAGGGCCACCTGCAGGAAGCCGCCGATGCCGGCGACCAGGGCGCCGCGCGCCGCATCCGCTTCCTGCGCGCGCGCTGGCCGCTGCAGCCGGGCAGCGTGTTCACCCAGGACGCCTGGACCACGGCGAAGAACGCGCTGCTGGCAAGCCTGCGCGCACGCGGCTACCCGACCGCCAGCTACGCCGGCACCTCGGCCCAGGTCGACCCGAAGACGCACAAGGTGCGCATCTTCGTGGTGGCCGACAGCGGCCCGCTGTTCCGCGTCGGCGACATCCGCGTCGAAGGGGTGGAACGCACCACCGAACAGGCGGTGCGCAACCTCGCGCCGTTCCAGCGCGGCGAGGTGTTCACCGAGAAGATGCTGCTGGACTACCAGGAGAACCTGCAGAAGTCCGGGCTGTACGACGGCGTCGCGGTCGAGCTCGACCCGGATGTCGAACAGGCCGATGCCGCACCGATCATCGTGCGGGTGCGCGAGACGCAGACCAAGTCCGCCACCGTCAGCATCGGCTTCAGCAGCAACACCGGCCCGCGCACCGGCCTGCAGTTCACGCACCGCCGGCCGTTCGGCCACGACTGGGTCGCCAGCACCCGGCTGCTGTACGGCCGCGACGAGCGCGTGGCGGCGCTGGACCTGCTCTCCTACCCCAAGCCCAAGGGCTACCGCAACCTGATGAGCCTGTCGACCGAGTACCTGGCCGCCGGCGGCGCCGAGACCAGCACGCAGCGCGTGCGCTACGGCCGCACCCAGGACACCGAACGGCTCGACCGCCTCTACTACGGCGAGTTCAACCGCACCGAGGTCCGCACCGACACCACCGAACGCATCGACCGTGCCCTGTGGGCCAACTACGAATGGACCCGGCGCGACGTCAACAACGTGCTGTTCCCGACGCGCGGGCTGATCCTCTCGGCGCATGGCGGCGCGGGCGTCTCCTACGACACAGACGACGACCGCGGGCCCTTCGTGCGCGCCTACCTGCGCGCCACCTGGTACCAGCCGCTCGGCCAGCGGCGCATCCTGCAGCTGCGCGGCGAGGCCGGCCAGGTGTTCAAGCGCGAGGGCCTGGGCGTGCCGGACACCCTGCTGTTCCGCGCCGGCGGCGACGATTCGGTGCGCGGCTACGGCTACCGCACGCTGGGCCCCGAGCGCGACGGCGCGGTGGTCGGCGGCCCGGTGCTCGCCACCGCCTCGGCCGAGCTGATGTGGCCGCTGATGGAGGGGCTGCGCGACTGGTATGGTGCGGTGTTCGTCGATGCCGGCAATGCCGCGCGCAACTGGCGTGACTACGAGCCGGCCTACGGCGTCGGCTTCGGCGTGCGCTGGCGCAGCCCGATCGGCCCGCTGAAGGCCGACATCGCCTACGGTGAAGCGCAGAGGAACATCCGCCTGCACCTGAGCGTGGGAGTGAGTTTCTGA
- a CDS encoding translocation/assembly module TamB domain-containing protein has product MSRPAPPSPAPAGRPRRRWWPWLLAALVLLAALLVGAGAGLRWVLHTESGTRWALDQAARHVPGFVVRDPQGSLLGDFQARQLVVPAGATTVEVQQLHWSGLRLHGWRLSAPYVQLGATEIAAGRVVVRSGLPEEAAAAARPQPPASLRLPLGVQVDALRVDELVLPDQAVPVTALRARLVAGEQHAIESFSAAWNGLRAEGEARIGADAPLPVQARVRVTSDPEAGAGAPIPAWAQDVQAELGADGPLERLAATLSLHMQEQSLQAEAGLAPFEPLPLSRLDARFRKLDLARLLGPFTALAPTTQLDGSAVVTLRDGGQPMGIEVELANVVPGSWHALRLPLARAVVQASGEGRRWTVQRAELDAAGAPGHPAGRLSATGSWNDGELQLQATLASLVLEALDQRLPPMLLSGPVTVQMTPGATPDAPFGTVQLRTTLQGGLTRRGRAGAPQALQDGQPVQLVLEADGTPTRYQVTTLEARAGEARLQARGSAQRDERERWQVQAGLDLRAFNPAQWVPGPPEAAWRRQRHALNGTVKVDAEVPAQAPDAATLLRQLRGTLQVALDDSLLAGQAAQLGLKLDADGAGRLGAQGQLLAAGNTATLDGLVRLPVAGRAAPADDHVRLTLEAPALQRLAGLAEALGLGTLQGQARLQAEVQGPLGGWIVQATAPAPRRGMGTPALPPLRTEGQADVQALRAGGIGLDRLQGRWDASTEGAGRLSADLQAAQLRLPGLQVPAATLRADGSLAAHRAQLEAALEPATGRAAATTPDGRPAAPLALTLALAGRWDEAGSPPGWRGTLETLALRPTDSAPALLRGEQALPLLVAENLRLAWLEDAGGGRRLEIEPGQLRLLDQVVRWSEARWRRGAGDPQLDVELQVEPVAIIPLLQRVQPDFGWEGDLRIGARVSLHTDPEVRARIELARTGGDVRINEFGVVQALGLGELQLRLEAAQGTWRFSQRIAGSNLGRIVGDQAVRTLPTALWPQPEAPVAGQLEMQVDNLAGWGIWMPAGWRLGGQLSAQLEIAGQFGGPNLVGRLEGRQLAVRNAIEGVNLHDGTLRMSFEGETARVETLRFAAGDGHAELQGSAQLGADPVARLQLQAKQFAVLSRVDRRVVVSGEAAMQLDRERIGVEGRFRADEGLIDISRADAPSLSEDVVVRGADDEDEDAAAKASAGPARDLALDLRVNLGERFRLRGRGIDTRLEGDLHLTSPRNRLAVAGEIRTVDGSYQAYGQDLEIERGVLTFVGEVANPRLDIVAIRPNLDQRVGVTVSGSALSPRVSLFSEPPLSDTEKLALLVTGRSYDTLAGNQTLLLQRAALALLAGDGSGEGRNIMDMMPLDELSVRQTEGAVPDTVVSIGKQISDRIYVGYERGLSAAAGSWQVVYRIAQRFTLRAQAGQDSALDLVWMFRWN; this is encoded by the coding sequence ATGAGCCGTCCTGCGCCCCCCTCCCCCGCCCCCGCCGGCCGTCCGCGGCGCCGCTGGTGGCCCTGGCTGCTGGCCGCGCTCGTGCTGCTGGCGGCGTTGCTCGTCGGCGCCGGGGCCGGCCTGCGCTGGGTGCTGCACACCGAGTCCGGCACCCGCTGGGCGCTGGACCAGGCCGCGCGCCACGTGCCCGGCTTCGTCGTGCGCGACCCGCAGGGCAGCCTGCTGGGCGACTTCCAGGCCCGGCAGCTGGTCGTGCCGGCCGGCGCCACCACGGTCGAGGTCCAGCAGCTGCACTGGTCGGGCCTGCGCCTGCACGGCTGGCGACTGTCCGCCCCCTACGTGCAGCTGGGAGCCACCGAGATCGCGGCCGGCCGCGTCGTCGTGCGCAGCGGCCTCCCGGAAGAGGCAGCGGCCGCGGCGCGCCCGCAGCCGCCGGCATCGCTGCGCCTGCCGCTGGGCGTGCAGGTCGACGCACTGCGGGTCGACGAACTGGTGCTGCCCGACCAGGCCGTGCCGGTGACGGCGCTGCGCGCCCGCCTCGTCGCCGGCGAGCAGCACGCCATCGAGTCCTTCAGCGCTGCCTGGAACGGCCTGCGCGCCGAGGGCGAGGCGCGCATCGGCGCCGACGCCCCGCTGCCGGTACAGGCCCGCGTGCGCGTCACGAGCGACCCCGAGGCCGGCGCCGGCGCGCCCATCCCCGCCTGGGCGCAGGACGTGCAGGCCGAGCTGGGCGCCGACGGCCCGCTGGAACGGCTGGCCGCCACCCTGTCGCTGCACATGCAGGAACAGTCGCTGCAGGCCGAGGCCGGGCTGGCCCCGTTCGAGCCGCTGCCGCTGTCGCGGCTGGACGCTCGCTTCCGGAAGCTGGACCTGGCCCGGCTGCTCGGGCCGTTCACCGCGCTGGCGCCGACCACCCAGCTGGACGGCAGCGCCGTGGTGACGCTGCGCGACGGCGGCCAGCCGATGGGCATCGAGGTCGAGCTCGCCAATGTGGTGCCGGGCAGCTGGCACGCGCTGCGGCTGCCGCTGGCGCGCGCCGTCGTGCAGGCCAGCGGCGAAGGCAGGCGCTGGACCGTGCAGCGCGCCGAGCTCGACGCCGCGGGGGCACCCGGCCACCCGGCCGGGCGGCTGAGCGCCACCGGCAGCTGGAACGACGGCGAGCTGCAGCTGCAGGCCACGCTGGCCTCGCTGGTGCTGGAGGCGCTGGACCAGCGCCTGCCGCCGATGCTGCTGAGCGGCCCCGTGACCGTCCAGATGACGCCCGGGGCCACGCCGGACGCGCCCTTCGGCACCGTGCAGCTGCGCACCACGCTGCAGGGCGGGCTGACCCGGCGCGGCCGCGCCGGCGCCCCGCAGGCGCTGCAGGACGGCCAGCCGGTGCAGCTGGTGCTGGAAGCCGACGGCACCCCCACCCGCTACCAGGTGACGACGCTGGAGGCACGCGCCGGCGAAGCCCGCCTGCAGGCCCGCGGCAGCGCGCAGCGCGACGAGCGCGAGCGCTGGCAGGTGCAGGCCGGCCTGGACCTGCGCGCCTTCAACCCGGCGCAGTGGGTGCCGGGCCCGCCCGAGGCGGCCTGGCGCCGGCAGCGCCACGCGCTGAACGGCACGGTGAAGGTGGACGCCGAGGTGCCGGCCCAGGCGCCGGATGCGGCAACGCTGCTGCGCCAGCTGCGCGGCACGCTGCAGGTGGCGCTGGACGACAGCCTGCTGGCCGGCCAGGCCGCCCAGCTGGGCCTGAAGCTCGATGCCGACGGCGCGGGCCGCCTCGGCGCGCAAGGACAGCTGCTCGCGGCCGGCAACACCGCCACGCTGGACGGCCTGGTGCGCCTGCCGGTGGCCGGCCGCGCGGCGCCGGCCGACGACCATGTCCGGCTGACGCTGGAGGCCCCGGCGCTGCAGCGCCTGGCCGGCCTGGCCGAAGCGCTGGGCCTGGGCACGCTGCAAGGCCAGGCGCGGCTGCAGGCCGAGGTACAGGGCCCGCTGGGCGGCTGGATCGTGCAGGCCACGGCGCCCGCGCCCCGCCGCGGCATGGGCACGCCCGCACTGCCGCCCCTGCGCACCGAAGGCCAGGCCGACGTGCAGGCGCTGCGCGCCGGCGGGATCGGGCTGGACCGGCTGCAGGGCCGCTGGGACGCCAGCACCGAGGGCGCCGGCCGCCTCAGCGCCGACCTGCAGGCCGCGCAGCTGCGCCTGCCGGGACTGCAGGTGCCGGCGGCCACGCTGCGCGCCGACGGCAGCCTGGCGGCGCACCGCGCGCAGCTCGAGGCCGCGCTGGAGCCGGCCACCGGCCGGGCCGCCGCGACCACCCCGGACGGCCGCCCCGCCGCGCCGCTGGCGCTGACGCTGGCGCTGGCCGGCCGCTGGGATGAGGCGGGCAGCCCCCCGGGCTGGCGCGGCACGCTGGAGACCCTGGCGCTGCGCCCGACCGACAGCGCCCCGGCCCTGCTGCGCGGCGAGCAGGCGTTGCCGCTGCTGGTGGCCGAGAACCTGCGCCTGGCCTGGCTGGAAGACGCGGGCGGCGGCAGGCGCCTGGAGATCGAGCCCGGCCAGCTCAGGCTGCTCGACCAGGTGGTGCGCTGGAGCGAGGCGCGCTGGCGCCGGGGCGCCGGCGACCCGCAGCTGGACGTGGAACTGCAGGTCGAGCCGGTGGCCATCATCCCGCTGCTGCAGCGTGTGCAGCCCGACTTCGGCTGGGAAGGCGACCTGCGCATCGGGGCGCGCGTGTCGCTGCACACCGACCCCGAGGTCCGCGCGCGCATCGAGCTGGCGCGCACCGGCGGCGACGTGCGCATCAACGAGTTCGGCGTCGTGCAGGCGCTGGGCCTGGGCGAGCTGCAGCTGCGCCTGGAGGCCGCGCAGGGCACCTGGCGGTTCAGCCAGCGCATCGCCGGCAGCAACCTCGGCCGCATCGTCGGCGACCAGGCCGTGCGCACCCTGCCCACCGCCCTGTGGCCGCAGCCGGAGGCGCCGGTGGCCGGCCAGCTCGAGATGCAGGTCGACAACCTCGCCGGCTGGGGCATCTGGATGCCGGCCGGCTGGCGCCTGGGCGGCCAGCTGAGCGCCCAGCTCGAGATCGCCGGCCAGTTCGGCGGCCCCAACCTGGTCGGCCGCCTGGAAGGCCGTCAGCTCGCGGTGCGCAACGCGATCGAGGGCGTCAACCTGCACGACGGCACGCTGCGCATGAGCTTCGAGGGCGAGACCGCGCGCGTCGAGACGCTGCGCTTTGCCGCCGGCGACGGCCACGCCGAGCTGCAGGGCAGCGCACAGCTCGGCGCCGACCCGGTCGCGCGCCTGCAGCTGCAGGCGAAGCAGTTCGCGGTGCTGTCGCGCGTGGACCGGCGCGTGGTGGTCAGCGGCGAGGCCGCGATGCAGCTGGACCGCGAGCGCATCGGGGTCGAGGGGCGCTTCCGCGCCGACGAAGGGCTGATCGACATCAGCCGCGCCGACGCACCCAGCCTGTCGGAGGACGTGGTGGTGCGCGGCGCCGACGACGAGGACGAGGACGCGGCCGCGAAGGCCTCGGCCGGCCCGGCGCGCGACCTGGCCCTGGACCTGCGGGTCAACCTCGGCGAGCGCTTCCGCCTGCGCGGGCGCGGCATCGACACCCGGCTCGAAGGCGACCTGCACCTGACCTCGCCGCGCAACCGGCTGGCGGTCGCCGGCGAGATCCGCACCGTCGACGGCAGCTACCAGGCCTACGGCCAGGACCTGGAGATCGAGCGCGGCGTGCTGACCTTCGTCGGCGAGGTCGCCAACCCGCGCCTGGACATCGTCGCGATCCGCCCCAACCTGGACCAGCGCGTCGGCGTGACGGTCAGCGGCAGCGCGCTGTCGCCTCGCGTGTCGCTGTTCTCCGAGCCGCCGCTGTCCGACACCGAGAAGCTCGCGCTGCTGGTCACGGGCCGCAGCTACGACACGCTGGCGGGCAACCAGACCCTGCTGCTGCAGCGCGCGGCGCTGGCGCTGCTGGCCGGCGACGGCAGCGGCGAAGGCCGCAACATCATGGACATGATGCCGCTGGACGAGCTCTCGGTGCGCCAGACCGAAGGCGCGGTGCCCGACACCGTGGTCAGCATCGGCAAGCAGATCTCCGACCGCATCTACGTCGGCTACGAGCGCGGGCTGAGCGCCGCCGCCGGCTCGTGGCAGGTGGTCTACCGCATCGCGCAGCGCTTCACGCTGCGTGCCCAGGCCGGGCAGGACTCCGCGCTCGACCTGGTGTGGATGTTCCGCTGGAACTGA
- a CDS encoding STAS-like domain-containing protein: MRTELALRPRLAGHLAGLRGKAIPLRQEVERVLREGGEVVLDFRDVEVTQSFVDELVGCLVLKHGPRVLERLVFQRCSPNVRAIVEFVAADRVDQFLKAH, translated from the coding sequence ATGCGAACGGAACTAGCGCTGCGGCCGCGGCTGGCTGGACATCTAGCTGGCCTTCGAGGAAAGGCGATCCCTCTGCGACAGGAAGTGGAGAGAGTGCTCCGTGAAGGTGGAGAGGTTGTTCTTGACTTCCGGGATGTTGAGGTTACTCAGTCGTTTGTTGATGAGCTAGTCGGCTGTCTCGTGTTGAAGCATGGGCCACGGGTACTCGAGCGGCTAGTCTTCCAGCGCTGTTCTCCCAATGTGCGTGCCATTGTCGAGTTCGTTGCCGCAGATCGAGTTGATCAGTTCTTGAAGGCACATTGA